A stretch of Henckelia pumila isolate YLH828 chromosome 4, ASM3356847v2, whole genome shotgun sequence DNA encodes these proteins:
- the LOC140866620 gene encoding peroxisomal nicotinamide adenine dinucleotide carrier has protein sequence MSEALINGLAGAGGGIIAQLITYPLQTVNTRQQTERDQKKEKKSVGTVAQMYQLVKHEGWDRLYGGLAPSLVGTAASQGVYYYFYQIFRNKAEATALERKRKGAGDGSVGMLSSLMVAALSGCVNVLLTNPIWVVVTRMQTHTKKSRPNQTESLSSEELILDAVEPPPFRTTHAIQEVYGEAGVFGFWKGVFPTLIMVSNPSIQFMLYETLLKRLKKRRKNNSEVTALEIFLLGALAKLGATVVTYPLLVVKSRLQAKQLNGGDKRHQYRGTLDAILKMIRYEGSYGFYKGMGTKIVQSVLAAAVLFMVKEELVRGSRWLLMKGATDSVKSNPL, from the exons ATGTCAGAGGCTTTGATCAACGGCCTCGCCGGAGCCGGCGGTGGCATCATCGCTCAGCTCATTACTTATCCTTTGCAGACT GTGAATACTCGGCAACAAACGGAGAGAGATCAGAAGAAAGAGAAAAAGAGCGTTGGGACTGTAGCGCAAATGTATCAG CTTGTTAAGCACGAAGGGTGGGATCGGTTGTACGGAGGACTAGCTCCGTCGCTAGTCGGCACCGCTGCATCGCAG GGTGTTTACTATTATTTCTATCAAATATTCAGGAACAAGGCAGAAGCCACTGCTCTTGAACGTAAGAGGAAAGGTGCTGGTGATGGATCAGTTGGAATGCTCTCCTCACTTATGGTGGCTGCTCTATCAGG GTGTGTAAATGTGCTGCTTACTAATCCTATTTGGGTGGTTGTGACCCGCATGCAG ACTCATACAAAGAAAAGTCGACCAAATCAGACTGAATCTTTATCTTCTGAGGAACTGATTCTTGATGCAGTAGAACCTCCTCCTTTCAGAACTACTCACGCG attcaaGAAGTTTATGGTGAGGCCGGagtttttggattttggaaagGTGTTTTTCCCACATTGATTATG GTGAGCAATCCTTCTATACAATTTATGCTGTATGAGACTCTATTGAAGAGGTTGAAGAAGCGAAGAAAGAATAACAGTGAAGTAACTGCTTTGGAG ATATTTTTGCTTGGAGCTTTGGCAAAACTTGGAGCTACAGTTGTAACATATCCTCTTCTGGTTGTTAAG TCAAGACTTCAAGCAAAACAATTAAATGGTGGAGATAAAAGGCATCAATACAGAG GTACTTTGGATGCGATACTGAAGATGATCCGATATGAAGGTTCTTATGGTTTTTACAAGGGTATGGGCACGAAAATCGTGCAGAGCGTTCTAGCAGCTGCTGTTCTTTTCATGGTCAAGGAAGAACTCGTCAGGGGTAGCAGATGGTTGTTAATGAAGGGAGCCACTGATTCGGTAAAATCAAATCCCCTGTAA
- the LOC140864881 gene encoding signal peptidase complex subunit 2-like, with amino-acid sequence MASTKNPKKANLLDHNSIKHILDESVNEIVTSKGYPEDVRMSNIRLLIGMIIIAVALLAQFYKKKFPENKNFLIGCIVLYIVFNGILQMIIYMKEKNAILFTYPPTGAFNTTGLVVTSKLPRFSDMYTLIIGSADPQSISAKPPVEFTKTVTQWFTKDGVLVEGLFWKDVEGLINEYAKEAKKSK; translated from the exons ATGGCTTCCACCAAAAACCCTAAGAAGGCCAATCTTTTGGACCATAACTCAATCAAGCACATTCTCGATGAATCTGTGAACGAG ATTGTGACGAGCAAAGGGTATCCGGAGGATGTGAGGATGAGTAACATTAGGTTGCTGATTGGGATGATCATCATCGCCGTAGCGCTTTTAGCTCAGTTTTACAAAAAAAAGTTTCCGGAGAACAAGAATTTCCTCATCGGTTGTATTGTATTATAT ATAGTATTCAATGGGATATTACAAATgataatatatatgaaggagAAGAATGCAATCCTATTCACCTATCCTCCAACC GGAGCATTCAATACCACAGGATTGGTTGTCACGTCAAAACTGCCAAGATTCTCAGATATGTATACCCTTATCATAGGGAGTGCTGATCCCCAATCAATATCCGCAAAGCCACCAGTTGAATTTACTAAAACTGTCACGCAGTG GTTTACCAAGGACGGAGTTCTGGTGGAGGGCTTATTCTGGAAGGACGTCGAAGGACTAATAAACGAATATGCAAAAGAAGCTAAAAAGAGCAAGTAG